In Huiozyma naganishii CBS 8797 chromosome 5, complete genome, the genomic window GCTTTTGAGAGCCGCTGCGAAGAACCATTCCAGAGTCACCATCTTGTCAGACCCAACAGACTACGCCAGATTCCTACACGAGTTGAAACAAAAGGGTGACATAACCCAGGAGTCAAGGAATAACTTCGCCCTAAAGGCATTTGAACACACAGCAAGCTACGACGCGGCAATTGCCGATTTCTTCAGGAAGCAGTACTCCGAGGATGTTCAGATGCTACCCTTGCGTTACGGTGCAAACCCTCATCAGAAACCGGCACAAGCGTTCGTCGCAGAGAGGGAATCCCTGccgttcaaagtgttgagTGGATCCCCCGGGTACATCAACCTACTGGACGCATTAAACTCATGGCCGCTCGTCAAAGAACTGTCCGCTTCGTTGAACCTACCAGCCGCGGCCTCGTTCAAACATGTCTCTCCAGCAGGTCTTGCTGTCGGTATCCCCCTGACCGATATCGAAAAGCAGGTATACTTCGTTACAGACATCGAAAATATGTCGCCATTGGCCTGTGCTTACGCAAGAGCCCGTGGTGCCGATAGAATGTCCTCCTTCGGTGACTGGATCGCATTGTCCAACATCGTCGACGTCCCTACAGCAACCATCATTTCCAAAGAGGTATCTGACGGTATCATCGCACCAGGTTTCGAGCCGGCAGCTTTGGAgatcttgaaaaataagaagaaggggaagtACTGTGTCCTACAAGTCGATCCAAACTACAACCCGGGCTTGATCGAGTCTAGACAGGTCTACGGCGTCACGCTTCAACAAAAGAGGAACGACACCATCTTTAACCAGTCCTCCTTCAGAGATATCGTCTccgaaaacaaaaacttAACAGAACAAGCGACTATCGACTTGACTGTGGCCACCATCGCAATCAAATACACACAGTCGAACTCCGTATGCTATGCAAAGAACGGGATGGTAATTGGCCTCGGTGCAGGCCAGCAATCGAGAATCCACTGTACCAGACTGGCAGGCGATAAAGCGGACAACTGGTGGTTAAGACAACACCCAAGAGTTTTGGGGTTCAAATGGGCCAAGGGTGTTAAGAGACCAGAAAAATCCAATGCAATTGATCTCTTCGTCACAGGGCAGATTCCTACCGAGGAACCCGAGAAATCCGAATACGAATCGAAGTTTGCAGAATTACCAACACCTTTGACCGCacaggagaagaaggaatGGATGGCCAAATTGAACAACGTGTGTCTGTCCTCGGACGCGTTTTTCCCATTCCCTGATAACGTGTACAGAGCAGTTAGATCTGGTGTCAAGTACATTGCCGCCCCATCTGGCTCTGTCATGGATAAAGCCGTGTTTGCCGCTGCTGACGCCAACGACCTAGTCTACGTGGAAAATCCATTCCGTTTGTTCCACCACTGATTGTGCATAATGGTTGTGCCACCTCACACCCAACTTTTCTGGTACGTAAATATAAGGTACACTTATATTGACAATAGACATAATGCGACATGTATCATTCAAACTTATATGTATTAACTAAAGTTcacttttttgtttttaatTCATTTTCAACGACTATGCGTGTAATGGACTTTGCTAAATCCTGATACTGTTCTCCGACAACATATACAGGTTTTGTATCCCCGTAACGCTAGAGACACTTTACAACTGGAGCATATCGCAAAGCACTTACACGGCCACAGAATGATGTCCCTTGGATTCGTTTTACATATTGCACATGTGTGATCGATCTCATCGTTAAAGTTGTCGGTGCTGTCCTTTGCATGCAAGTGAGCCTGTTTTTCGTAGTTGAATCTTGTTACTCTACTGGCAGAGCTGAGATGTGCTTGCAAAATTGCACTGGTAGATGCAACCCATTGAAGGTCATCATTTATCGTGAGTCCACTTGGTGGAGTCAACAACTCAAAAAACTCAGCACCAGGTACATCGTCGATTCCTAGATCGGAATCCGAATCCGAATCTGAATGAGAGGTGAGATTAGGTTCATCCAAAGAGTTATTATCCAGAACGTACTCTTCATCATTGTCATCACTGTCATCACTATCATCAGATTTATCCGCAATCCATCCTACCTCgtcttgctcttctcctccCCAATTTGAAACATTTTGGCGGGTTGCGCATAAAGTTGTAGATGATTTTGGCCACGAAGGTTTGATTATATGATCCTTGTGCGTCCTCGTAGGAAAAATCAatctgaagaggaaaaccACAATATTCCACAAACTAATTATCGCTCCACCTACAGCAGTTTTACTGTGTTTCACCCTTCCAAATCGTACGGATGGTTCCACTTGATCAAGTATAGTCCCTGTTTGGTCGATTAGATACCGACTTATCTTAAAATTCTTATTCAGCGAGTCAGAAAGAGTGACACTGGGCAACTCTCTATTATAATGTTTATCCTTACTGTCAATCCCCAGACACAATAGCAAAGCTAGCTTTTTCATTGCTGTGAAGTAATCCTCTTCTCCGGTAAGATTCAGGTGGCTCCACCAGTTGTGGACGAAAGAGTGAAATTGTAATTCTTCTGTGTTCAGTTCAGGCATATCGTGGAAGGGGTTCCATCTCACCAATACAGCCGCGGCGTAGGAAGATAAAGAAAGCAAAGAAACCATGGTGAAAAATACTTTTGGGAAATGCCTTATCCTTACAGTAAGTGGAATGTAGCTGGCGCCGTAGTCCATCAATATATAAGTCAAAACACCTGAATGGATACAGTTGACCACGGTGGACGCAAACAGCCTGTATTTCCTGAGTTGGAAAACATCGACAATATGAATAACCAGTCTTCCAACCAACGCCAAAGTTAAATCCGGCAAGTACGCAAGGTTGAAGTTAAGGGGTCCATCGAACTTAGCGTCGTTCAGCATCTTGTAGGACTGTATAGCTAATTCGAAAATCGAGAAGTCTGGGCTCTCCAATGGCAGCATGTTATTCTGAATCGAGAATACAGTTTCTACGACGTTGGATGCCGTAAAAACGATGAAATGCGAGAAGAGGTATATGTCGAGGTTACCTTTGCTATCTACCTGTCTTTGGAAAGGAACCACCATCATGTATAATAGCGAGAAGATGGACACTGAATGTGCCGAGTAGACACCCCATTTTGGTATTGGGGAGGGGGTAAGCTGTCCCCTCGAGACCAAACTAGGTCTCTGTGTACTATTCATGACGTAtttgttcatcaacaatGCAAACACCAAGCATACCACTGCATACTTTGTAGAAAAGAAGTTCGTTAAAAACGCAAGTGGTTCCCACGGCGACGTAGATTCGATCGACCCCTGCTGTCCATCACTTCTAGAATAATTTAGTATCATCTGCGCCTCAGTATACTGTTGCTGAACAGCATCGTGGAGCGTGTATAAGAACTTATAGGGGCCATTCAGTAACCTGGCAAAAATGGAGTCTCCGGTTACCAAATAATGGTTCGTTTGATTGAGATAGCCTATCTCGTCAAATATCGAGGAATGAGACGTTATATTCATCACGAATGATGCCCCTGTTCAACGTTCCTGGCTACTTTGCACGGTCCCTTACTAAGATCGATCACCcaccaaaatatatatacagaTTTTGATCTTTTTTACTTCTTTATTTCAAAGTCGGAAAGTGATTTACGCATCGACGTGAAGACGACATCCTGATGGGGGAAACTCGACGATAGCTGAAGCAAATGCTTATGATTATATCTCTAGGGGTATATTGACgtctgtttctgttttcgTCGTTTCTACTTTCCGCTTTCCCCTGATTAGATGGGCACCCTTTAAGGGCAAGTAGAAGTTGCTCTGTATATATAACAACTACCAATCGAGCGAGTGATTGTAATGCATCTGTTCTCTTGTTGACCTTCCTCTTTTGAAACATATTCAGACCACAGGGTAAATGTCGTTCCCTGTTCCGGTATCTGCAAGAAACTGTACCATGCTTTGGAGATCGAGAGGAAGACGTATGTTTTCTCTGCGACCTCTCAGCATGATCGGCAAAAAGGATACATCTATTCTAGAGTCGCAACGCGCGAAGAGGCCTATATCCCCCCATTTGACTATTTACGAGCCTGAAATATCTTGGTACCTCTCCTCGTTGCACAGAATTACAGGTATATTTTTGGGCACGGGTTTCTTCGTACTCACAATATCTGTCGGTATCGGGAGCTTATTCGGCGGAGAGGATTGCAGATCTACGGCTGTGGTCCGCATTACTGAATGGTACCGTCACAACGTGAATGCGAAATTGGATTACGGGATGCGGGCTGTCACGGCCTATTTCTTCGCCTTCCATGGTTGGAATGGTGTGAGACACCTTGTTTGGGATATGGGCAAAGAACTGAGTAACTGCGGGGTTTACAGAACAGGAGTTGGTGTTTTAGTGCTAAGTGTACTTACAGGAGCATACTCACTTTCCCGTACCTAAACACAAGCCACCCTTTGAAGGGCCACCATCGATTGCAAGCGCCAAACatacaagaaaaagttACCTTACCATCCTGAACCGGAGATACACAAGCAAGAACAGACAGTTCAAGCATCGTATCAAACAGATTGATCTCTGACGTTCACTCGAAGTGGCACTACttcagtatttttttccttttcttcaactttcTCAAACTGTAAACAAAAGGATGCAGGATAGACAACAACTGCTCTACTAAAACCGCGATCTGACAAAACAGCACGGCACAGAAGTTGGGGGCGATGACTACAATGAAGAGCACTCTCGATCGGATTGCTGCTGTCCAGGACAGTTTCCAGATTGACCGCGACTTAGAGGTCATAGATGGCACGTATAACACTCTTGGTGAGATCGAGACGTTGATTTCGAGCCAGAAGCAACAAAAAGGGGACGCGCTGGATCAACTAACTACGAGCATCGCTGACCTGAACGACCAGTTGCACCAACTACGACAGGACGTGTCCCGGCTGCAATTGGAATCGCAAAgatacaacaacaaagagCAACTCTTCCGCGAGAACGCCCGCGAACTGGAGTCCCTAGAGCTCGAAAACGTCCAATTGAAGGATTCCAACGACACAGTGATGAACCAACTCATAGAACTCGCAGGGTACAACGAAAACGGGCACATGGGGGGGCCACCCACTGCACtagaagaggaggaaaacGCCATCCTGAGCGACCCAGTGGCACGTGCAAACCTGCTCAGGCTGCAACTGTACAGGTCCCTCGGTGTCTCGCTGGACGTCTCCTCAAACCAGCTGTTCATCGCCTCCGGCGGCGGGCCCGCGTTCCAGACGGACACCCCGCAGACCCAGCCGGGAAGCCAGACGGGGGGCCAGACGGGGAGCCAGCCCAGCAGCCAGCCGGGGGGACCCGCCGCGACAGAGACGAAAATCGACGCGCTGTCGTTGGACGACGATTACTCGGATTTTTACAAAACGAAATTTATTTGGGGGAAAATTGGAGAAGGTGTGGGTGCAGGACGCAGCCTGGGCGGGCTTTAGTGCGCGGAAAAGCAGTCACaaaaactgtttttttttttcgctgCGTTCCACGAGTTTCGCTAATGGCGGCCTCTCCACGCACGAAGCCCGTGGCACGtttgttgaaaagtttcGGGACCCACGCAGAGGTGGAAAATTTCAGTTTTTGCAAGCATGGGATGCCCGTGAGGGAGAGAAGCATTGACAGCTTgcaaaaaagttttttctttcgtcTTGTTGTCCaatatatttatttatcactttcttttcttcccTTCTTACTTTTTAGTTACTTTCTCTTGTTATAACGTACCTAACCGAGACATCCATATACATATACACATCGATAATGGCATCCAACGAAGTTCTAGTTCTAAGAGGTACTCTAGAAGGTCACAACGGCTGGGTCACTTCCCTAGCCACCTCTGCTGGTCAACCAAACCTTTTGGTTTCCGCCTCCAGAGATAAGACTTTGATTTCCTGGAAATTGACCGGTGACGACCAAAAGTTCGGTGTCCCAGTCAGATCCTTCAAAGGTCACTCTCACATCGTCCAAGACGTCACTTTGACCCCAGATGGTGCCTACGCTTTGTCCGCCTCTTGGGATAAGACCTTGAGATTGTGGGACGTTGCCACCGGTGAAACTTACCAAAGATTCGTCGGCCACAAGGGTGATGTCATGTCCGTTGCCATCGACAGAAAGGCTTCCATGATCATCTCTGGTTCCCGTGACAAGTCCATCAAGGTCTGGACCATCAAGGGTCAATGTTTGGCCACTTTGTTGGGCCACAACGACTGGGTCTCTCAAGTCAGAGTCGCTCCAactgaaaaggaaaacgaTGACACTGTCACCGTCATCTCTGCCGGTAACGACAAGATGGTTAAGGTatgttcttttctttttttcttttacgCTTCTTTCTCACACTCACTGTACCAATCCCATTGCATTCAGTACATTGTTTCTTTCCTCCCCGTTTGTCTCTTATTTTCAGATTTTTCCATGCTTTCAAATGATTAATAACATATATTTGCTACTTCAGAGGAGACCATCAAGCTCCAATGAGACATTTTATTATCACCAAGATCTCTGATGATTGCATTTAGAATAATAGCTTATGAGGGGATATAAGAAAACTGCTGCAGGATTGGTCAATGCGAGAGAGTTGAATTTTTACTCCGCTGCCACAGCTCAAAGAATTTTTGTTACTAACAAGATT contains:
- the KNAG0E02270 gene encoding uncharacterized protein (similar to Saccharomyces cerevisiae ADE16 (YLR028C) and ADE17 (YMR120C); ancestral locus Anc_2.418), which codes for MADSQKTAIVSVYDKTGLLDLARGLNDCNVRIVASGGTANMIREAGFPVEDVSSITHAPEMLGGRVKTLHPAVHGGILAREIETDLTDLEQQHIDMIDFVVCNLYPFKETVAKVGITVPEAVEEIDIGGVTLLRAAAKNHSRVTILSDPTDYARFLHELKQKGDITQESRNNFALKAFEHTASYDAAIADFFRKQYSEDVQMLPLRYGANPHQKPAQAFVAERESLPFKVLSGSPGYINLLDALNSWPLVKELSASLNLPAAASFKHVSPAGLAVGIPLTDIEKQVYFVTDIENMSPLACAYARARGADRMSSFGDWIALSNIVDVPTATIISKEVSDGIIAPGFEPAALEILKNKKKGKYCVLQVDPNYNPGLIESRQVYGVTLQQKRNDTIFNQSSFRDIVSENKNLTEQATIDLTVATIAIKYTQSNSVCYAKNGMVIGLGAGQQSRIHCTRLAGDKADNWWLRQHPRVLGFKWAKGVKRPEKSNAIDLFVTGQIPTEEPEKSEYESKFAELPTPLTAQEKKEWMAKLNNVCLSSDAFFPFPDNVYRAVRSGVKYIAAPSGSVMDKAVFAAADANDLVYVENPFRLFHH
- the ASI1 gene encoding putative ubiquitin-protein ligase ASI1 (similar to Saccharomyces cerevisiae ASI1 (YMR119W) and ASI3 (YNL008C); ancestral locus Anc_2.419): MNITSHSSIFDEIGYLNQTNHYLVTGDSIFARLLNGPYKFLYTLHDAVQQQYTEAQMILNYSRSDGQQGSIESTSPWEPLAFLTNFFSTKYAVVCLVFALLMNKYVMNSTQRPSLVSRGQLTPSPIPKWGVYSAHSVSIFSLLYMMVVPFQRQVDSKGNLDIYLFSHFIVFTASNVVETVFSIQNNMLPLESPDFSIFELAIQSYKMLNDAKFDGPLNFNLAYLPDLTLALVGRLVIHIVDVFQLRKYRLFASTVVNCIHSGVLTYILMDYGASYIPLTVRIRHFPKVFFTMVSLLSLSSYAAAVLVRWNPFHDMPELNTEELQFHSFVHNWWSHLNLTGEEDYFTAMKKLALLLCLGIDSKDKHYNRELPSVTLSDSLNKNFKISRYLIDQTGTILDQVEPSVRFGRVKHSKTAVGGAIISLWNIVVFLFRLIFPTRTHKDHIIKPSWPKSSTTLCATRQNVSNWGGEEQDEVGWIADKSDDSDDSDDNDEEYVLDNNSLDEPNLTSHSDSDSDSDLGIDDVPGAEFFELLTPPSGLTINDDLQWVASTSAILQAHLSSASRVTRFNYEKQAHLHAKDSTDNFNDEIDHTCAICKTNPRDIILWPCKCFAICSSCKVSLALRGYKTCICCRRTVSGFSKVHYTHSR
- the SHH3 gene encoding protein SHH3 (similar to Saccharomyces cerevisiae SDH3 (YKL141W) and YMR118C; ancestral locus Anc_2.423); its protein translation is MSFPVPVSARNCTMLWRSRGRRMFSLRPLSMIGKKDTSILESQRAKRPISPHLTIYEPEISWYLSSLHRITGIFLGTGFFVLTISVGIGSLFGGEDCRSTAVVRITEWYRHNVNAKLDYGMRAVTAYFFAFHGWNGVRHLVWDMGKELSNCGVYRTGVGVLVLSVLTGAYSLSRT
- the SPC24 gene encoding kinetochore-associated Ndc80 complex subunit SPC24 (similar to Saccharomyces cerevisiae SPC24 (YMR117C); ancestral locus Anc_2.427), with amino-acid sequence MTTMKSTLDRIAAVQDSFQIDRDLEVIDGTYNTLGEIETLISSQKQQKGDALDQLTTSIADLNDQLHQLRQDVSRLQLESQRYNNKEQLFRENARELESLELENVQLKDSNDTVMNQLIELAGYNENGHMGGPPTALEEEENAILSDPVARANLLRLQLYRSLGVSLDVSSNQLFIASGGGPAFQTDTPQTQPGSQTGGQTGSQPSSQPGGPAATETKIDALSLDDDYSDFYKTKFIWGKIGEGVGAGRSLGGL
- the ASC1 gene encoding 40S ribosomal protein RACK1 (similar to Saccharomyces cerevisiae ASC1 (YMR116C); ancestral locus Anc_2.431), encoding MASNEVLVLRGTLEGHNGWVTSLATSAGQPNLLVSASRDKTLISWKLTGDDQKFGVPVRSFKGHSHIVQDVTLTPDGAYALSASWDKTLRLWDVATGETYQRFVGHKGDVMSVAIDRKASMIISGSRDKSIKVWTIKGQCLATLLGHNDWVSQVRVAPTEKENDDTVTVISAGNDKMVKAWNLNQFQIEADFVGHNANVNTITASPDGTLIASADKSGEIMLWNLHNKTPMYTLNAQDEVFAVAFSPNRYWLAAATASGIKIFSLDPEALIDDLRPEFVGYNKAADPHAISLAWSADGQTLFAGYTDNVIRVWQVMTAN